Proteins encoded in a region of the Panicum hallii strain FIL2 chromosome 3, PHallii_v3.1, whole genome shotgun sequence genome:
- the LOC112883910 gene encoding ABC transporter B family member 11-like — MLVGMVGALGSGMSMVVMTIIFGQMIDAFGAATPDTIVHRVNKAVLNFIYLAIGTGLASFIQVSCWTMTGERQATRIRSLYLKSVLRQDMTFFDVETTTGQIVSSISADTTLIQGAIGEKVGRFLQLVTTFFGGFVLAFIKGWLLTLVMLSTIPPFIAAAGIVAKMLSKISSQGLASYSDAGDIVEQTIGSIRTVVSFNGEKKAIALYNNLIKKAYKGAVKEGAVQGFGMGLLSLLYFSTIGLIIWYGSKLSITKGYSGADILNVMFAIMIGARSLGDATPCIASFEEGRVAGNRLFKTIKRRPEIDYEDSTGIVLEDIKGEVELKDVFFSYPGRPDQLIFDGFSVHVSSGTTMAIVGESGSGKSTVINLVERFYDPQAGEVLIDGINIKNFRLDWIRGKIGLVSQEPLLFMTSIRENITYGKEDATFEEIKRAAELANAASFIENFPNGYDTTVGQRGAQLSGGQKQRIAIARAILKNPKILLLDEATSALDLESERIVQDALNRIMVGRTTLVVAHRLSTVRNAHCISVVSKGKLVEQGHHDELVKDRNGAYSQLIQLQETQQENDRKSDARLSGSASKKSGSPRRSVSRSSGGSSRHSLSLPFGVPGPTELLEYTFADGARQNENTDGKVPNKAPIGRLISLNKPEAAVLLFGSIVAAIDGAIYPTLGLALASAAKIFYEPPDQQRKDSTFWALLCVVMGAISMVSKLVNCFLFAIAGGKLIERIRALTFQSIVHQEVAWFDHPENSSGALNGRLSIDALNVRRLVGDNLALLVQSIATLICGIVIAMVADWKLSLVILFVIPLVGLQGYAQVKFLQGFSQDAKEASQVATEAIGSIRTVASFCAEKRVMEKYNQKCQASRDQGIRTGIVGGLGFGFSYLMLYASSALCYYVGAKFVSQGKSTFGDVFKAYFALVLAMIGVSQTNAMASDSAKANDSAISIFSILDRKSQIDSSSEEGSTLANVKGDIDFKHVSFKYPSRPHVQIFTDFTLGIPSGKAVALVGQSGSGKSTAIALLERFYEPDSGAILLDRVEISSLKISWLRDQMGLVSQEPVLFSGTIRDNIAYGKHEEVTEEEIAVAARAANAHEFISSMPQGYNTTVGERGTQLSGGQKQRIAIARAILKDPRILLLDEATSALDAESERIVQDALDRVMIGRTTIIVAHRLSTIQGADMIAVLKDGVIVEKGSHETLMGVSGGAYASLVELRTM; from the exons ATGCTGGTCGGCATGGTTGGGGCGTTGGGCAGCGGCATGTCGATGGTGGTTATGACGATCATATTCGGGCAGATGATTGATGCCTTTGGGGCTGCAACCCCGGACACCATTGTTCATCGAGTTAACAAG GCAGTTCTAAACTTCATTTACTTGGCCATTGGAACAGGGTTGGCTTCTTTCATCC AGGTATCATGCTGGACGATGACTGGTGAGAGGCAGGCTACTCGTATTCGATCTTTGTATCTCAAATCAGTCCTCAGACAGGATATGACATTCTTCGATGTAGAAACGACGACTGGACAAATAGTCTCCAGTATATCTGCTGACACGACTCTAATTCAGGGTGCTATTGGTGAGAAG GTCGGCAGATTTCTACAGCTTGTTACAACTTTCTTCGGTGGGTTTGTGCTGGCGTTCATCAAAGGCTGGCTCCTAACTCTTGTTATGCTTTCTACGATACCACCATTTATTGCTGCTGCTGGAATTGTCGCAAAGATGCTGTCCAAAATATCTAGCCAGGGCCTAGCATCATACAGTGATGCAGGTGATATAGTAGAACAAACAATTGGCTCCATAAGAACG GTTGTTTCCTTCAATGGTGAAAAGAAAGCTATTGCCCTGTACAACAATCTCATAAAGAAGGCATATAAAGGAGCAGTCAAGGAAGGGGCTGTCCAAGGCTTTGGCATGGGTTTACTATCATTATTATATTTCTCCACCATTGGATTGATTATATGGTACGGCAGCAAGTTAAGCATCACCAAAGGATATAGTGGAGCAGATATCCTAAATGTCATGTTTGCAATCATGATTGGTGCTAG ATCTTTAGGTGATGCAACCCCCTGCATAGCTTCCTTTGAGGAAGGAAGAGTTGCGGGTAACAGATTGTTCAAAACAATCAAGAGGAGACCAGAAATTGACTACGAGGATAGTACTGGCATTGTATTAGAGGACATCAAGGGTGAAGTAGAACTGAAGGATGTGTTCTTCAGCTACCCAGGCAGGCCAGATCAACTGATATTTGATGGATTTTCAGTGCATGTATCAAGTGGCACAACAATGGCCATAGTCGGGGAGAGTGGGAGTGGAAAGTCAACTGTGATCAATCTGGTTGAGAGATTTTATGATCCACAGGCTGGAGAGGTTTTAATTGACGGAATAAACATAAAAAATTTCAGGCTAGACTGGATAAGAGGGAAGATTGGCCTTGTTAGCCAGGAACCACTGCTTTTCATGACATCCATCAGGGAGAATATTACCTATGGAAAAGAAGATGCAACCTTTGAAGAAATCAAGAGAGCAGCTGAGCTCGCGAATGCAGCAAGCTTCATTGAGAACTTCCCTAAT GGTTATGACACAACAGTTGGACAACGAGGTGCTCAGCTTTCCGGGGGACAGAAGCAGAGGATTGCAATCGCGAGAGCCATCcttaaaaatccaaaaattcttTTGCTTGATGAAGCAACTAGCGCATTGGATTTGGAGTCTGAAAGGATAGTCCAAGATGCACTAAATAGGATCATGGTGGGGAGAACCACACTTGTTGTGGCGCACCGTTTGAGCACTGTAAGAAATGCTCACTGCATCTCAGTTGTTTCTAAAGGAAAATTAGTAGAACAAG GACATCATGATGAATTGGTAAAGGATCGTAATGGAGCATACTCTCAGCTTATACAGCTACAAGAGACACAACAAGAAAATGACCGTAAGTCAGATGCTAGATTATCAGGCTCAGCATCTAAAAAGAGCGGGTCACCCAGACGATCAGTAAGTAGAAGTTCAGGAGGGAGCAGCCGTCATTCTTTAAGTCTTCCCTTTGGTGTTCCTGGGCCCACTGAACTACTGGAATATACCTTTGCAGATGGTGCCAGACAAAATGAAAACACTGATGGCAAGGTACCAAATAAAGCACCAATAGGACGCCTAATTAGCCTAAACAAACCAGAGGCTGCAGTTCTTCTATTTGGATCTATTGTAGCAGCAATTGACGGAGCTATCTATCCAACACTTGGTTTAGCATTGGCTAGTGCTGCTAAAATATTTTATGAGCCACCAGACCAGCAACGGAAAGATTCTACCTTTTGGGCATTGCTGTGTGTTGTGATGGGTGCAATTTCTATGGTATCAAAATTAGTAAATTGCTTTCTGTTTGCAATAGCTGGTGGGAAGCTTATAGAACGAATCCGAGCTTTGACATTCCAAAGCATAGTGCACCAAGAAGTTGCTTGGTTTGATCATCCTGAAAATTCCAG TGGAGCACTTAATGGAAGGCTATCTATTGATGCACTTAATGTAAGACGTCTAGTGGGAGATAACTTGGCCTTACTGGTCCAAAGTATTGCAACACTTATTTGTGGAATAGTAATTGCAATGGTCGCAGACTGGAAGCTTTCATTGGTGATCTTATTTGTAATTCCTTTAGTGGGTCTCCAGGGTTATGCTCAAGTGAAGTTCCTACAGGGGTTCAGTCAAGATGCTAAG GAAGCAAGTCAAGTGGCAACTGAAGCAATCGGTAGCATCAGAACAGTAGCATCATTTTGTGCGGAGAAGAGAGTGATGGAGAAATACAATCAGAAATGCCAAGCTTCTAGGGATCAGGGAATTCGAACTGGAATAGTTGGAGGCCTTGGTTTTGGTTTCTCATATCTGATGTTATACGCCAGCTCTGCTCTTTGTTACTATGTTGGTGCAAAGTTTGTTAGTCAGGGAAAATCCACTTTTGGTGATGTCTTCAAG GCTTACTTTGCTTTAGTTTTAGCCATGATTGGAGTATCACAAACAAATGCTATGGCTTCTGACTCAGCTAAGGCAAATGATTCTGCTATTTCCATATTCTCAATCTTAGATAGAAAATCCCAAATTGATTCCAGCAGCGAAGAAGGTTCAACCTTGGCGAATGTCAAGGGCGACATCGATTTTAAGCATGTCAGCTTCAAATACCCATCCCGTCCGCATGTTCAAATATTCACTGACTTCACCCTGGGCATTCCCTCTGGAAAG GCAGTTGCACTCGTTGGTCAAAGTGGCAGTGGCAAGTCTACGGCGATAGCTTTACTAGAGCGCTTCTATGAACCTGATTCTGGTGCAATTTTATTAGATAGAGTGGAAATTAGTAGCCTAAAGATCAGTTGGTTGAGGGACCAGATGGGATTGGTAAGCCAAGAACCAGTGCTTTTCAGTGGAACGATCCGTGATAATATAGCTTACGGGAAGCATGAAGAGGTAACAGAGGAAGAGATTGCTGTGGCCGCTAGAGCAGCGAATGCCCATGAATTCATCTCAAGCATGCCACAGGGGTACAATACAACTGTCGGAGAGAGAGGAACACAACTGTCAGGTGGCCAAAAACAGCGAATAGCTATCGCGAGGGCTATCCTGAAGGACCCAAGGATACTTCTCCTAGACGAGGCAACAAGCGCATTAGATGCTGAATCAGAGCGCATTGTTCAGGATGCATTGGATCGTGTGATGATTGGCAGGACAACCATCATTGTCGCACACCGCCTTTCAACAATCCAAGGAGCTGATATGATCGCAGTTCTAAAGGATGGCGTAATTGTGGAGAAAGGAAGCCACGAAACACTGATGGGCGTCTCTGGTGGAGCTTATGCTTCACTTGTGGAGCTTCGCACCATGTAA